The Glycine soja cultivar W05 chromosome 6, ASM419377v2, whole genome shotgun sequence genome has a window encoding:
- the LOC114414964 gene encoding uncharacterized protein LOC114414964 — protein sequence MKQASSEAVPSLSSAPSFTETATSSSWSAAAAEDLTVGSRDGGGGAQETVAVDRRGEYSALCRWTVHNFPRIKARALWSKYFEVGGYDCRLLIYPKGDSQALPGYISIYLQIMDPRGTSSSKWDCFASYRLAIVNLADDSKTIHRDSWHRFSSKKKSHGWCDFTPSNTVFDPKLGYLFNTDSVLITADILILNESVNFTRDNNEVQSSSSSSSNAMTSSVVAGPVSDVSSGKFTWKVHNFSLFKEMIKTQKIMSPVFPAGECNLRISVYQSSVNGVEYLSMCLESKDTDKTVVLSDRSCWCLFRMSVLNQKPGSNHMHRDSYGRFAADNKSGDNTSLGWNDYMKMSDFIGADSGFLVDDTAVFSTSFHVIKEFSSFSKNGAVIAGRSASGARKSDGHIGKFTWRIENFTRLKDLLKKRKITGLCIKSRRFQIGNRDCRLIVYPRGQSQPPCHLSVFLEVTDSRNTSSDWSCFVSHRLSVVNQRMEDKSVTKESQNRYSKAAKDWGWREFVTLTSLFDQDSGFLVQDTVIFSAEVLILKETSTMQDITENDSELSSSGSQVDGNGKRSSFSWKVENFLSFKEIMETRKIFSKFFQAGGCELRIGVYESFDTICIYLESDQAVGSDPDKNFWVRYRMAVVNQKNPAKTVWKESSICTKTWNNSVLQFMKVSDMLESDAGFLVRDTVVFVCEILDCCPWFEFSDLEVLASEDDQDALTTDPDELIDSEDSEGISGDEEDIFRNLLFRAGFHLTYGDNPSQPQVTLREKLLMDAGAIAGFLTGLRVYLDDPAKVKRLLLPTKLSGSCDGKKASKADESSPSLMNLLMGVKVLQQAIIDLLLDIMVECCQPSEVGPVADSVDACSKPSPNGSGAASPFECERENGAMESARVPVCERLDSVVQESSNASAVQSSDLKGNGLQEKALPGQPICPPETSATASENASLRSKTKWPEQSEELLGLIVNSLRALDGAVPQGCPEPRRRPQSAQKISLVLDKAPKHLQADLVALVPKLVEQSEHPLAAYALLERLQKPDAEPALRIPVYGALSQLECGSEVWERILFQSFELLTDSNDEPLTATIDFIFKAASQCQHLPEAVRSVRVRLKNLGLEVSPCVLDFLSKTINSWGDVAETILRDIDCDDDYGDSCSALPCGIFLFGEHDTAPSGLHVIDEQAYHASRHFSDIYILFEMLSIPCLVAEASQTFERAVARGVISAQSVALVLQSRLSQRLNNNGSYVSENCQHSDDATEGDACEQLGVQRDDYTSVLGLAENLALSRDPCVKEFVKLLYMIMFRWFANESYRGRMLKRLVDCATSNTDNGREVDFDLDILVTLVCEEQEFIRPVLSMMREVAELANVDRAALWHQLCASEDEIMRVREESKTEISNMAKEKSMISQKLTESEATSNRLKSEMRAEMDRFSREKKELAEQIQEVESQLEWIRSERDDEIAKLSAEKKALHDRLHDAETQLSQLKSRKRDELKKVVKEKNALAERLKNAEAARKRFDEELKRFATENVTREEIRQSLEDEVRRLTQTVGQTEGEKREKEEQVARCEAYIDGMESKLQACQQYIHTLEASLQEEMSRHAPLYGAGLEALSLKELETLSRIHEDGLRQIHALQQRKGSPAGSPLVSPHALPHSHGLYPTASPPMAVGLPPSIIPNGVGIHSNGHVNGGGGVGPWFNHS from the exons ATGAAGCAAGCTTCTTCGGAGGCAGTACCGTCGCTATCCTCGGCGCCGTCGTTCACGGAGACGGCGACATCGTCGTCTTGGTCCGCGGCGGCGGCGGAGGACCTGACGGTGGGGTCGAGGGATGGAGGCGGCGGCGCGCAGGAGACGGTGGCGGTGGATCGGCGAGGCGAGTACTCAGCGCTGTGCCGATGGACGGTGCACAATTTCCCTCGGATAAAGGCTAGGGCACTTTGGAGCAAGTACTTTGAGGTAGGCGGTTACGATTGTCGGTTGCTAATATACCCCAAGGGTGACTCACAGGCGCTGCCAGGTTACATCTCCATTTACCTCCAAATCATGGACCCCCGCGGCACCTCTTCCTCCAAATGGGACTGTTTCGCCAGCTATCGCTTGGCAATCGTCAACCTCGCCGACGATTCCAAAACCATCCACCGCGATTCCTGGCACCGATTCTCTAGCAAGAAGAAATCACACGGCTGGTGCGATTTCACGCCCTCCAACACTGTTTTCGACCCCAAATTGGGTTACCTCTTCAACACCGATTCCGTTCTGATCACCGCCGATATACTCATCCTCAACGAGTCCGTCAATTTCACGCGCGACAACAATGAGGTGCAGTCCTCGTCTTCCTCCTCTTCCAATGCCATGACTTCCTCTGTTGTTGCGGGTCCCGTCTCTGATGTTTCCAGTGGGAAGTTCACTTGGAAAGTGCATAATTTCAGTCTGTTCAAGGAGATGATCAAGACGCAGAAGATAATGAGCCCCGTTTTCCCTGCGGGGGAGTGTAATTTGAGGATTAGTGTGTACCAGAGCTCCGTTAATGGGGTTGAGTATTTGTCCATGTGTTTGGAGAGCAAGGATACGGATAAGACTGTGGTGTTGTCTGATAGAAGTTGCTGGTGTTTATTTAGGATGTCTGTGTTGAACCAGAAGCCTGGTTCCAATCACATGCACAGGGACTCGTATGGGAGGTTTGCCGCGGATAACAAGAGTGGTGACAATACCAGCCTGGGGTGGAATGATTATATGAAGATGTCGGATTTTATCGGCGCGGATTCAGGGTTCTTGGTCGATGACACTGCGGTTTTTAGCACCTCGTTTCATGTGATCAAGGAGTTTAGCAGCTTCTCCAAGAATGGGGCTGTGATTGCCGGGAGGAGTGCGAGTGGTGCTAGGAAGTCTGATGGGCATATTGGAAAGTTCACTTGGAGGATTGAGAATTTTACTAGGTTGAAGGATTTGCTGAAGAAGAGGAAAATCACGGGCTTGTGCATCAAGAGCAGGAGGTTTCAGATTGGCAATAGGGATTGTCGACTTATTGTTTACCCTAGAG GGCAGTCTCAGCCACCATGCCACCTTTCAGTGTTTCTTGAAGTTACAGATTCAAGAAATACTTCCAGTGATTGGAGTTGTTTTGTAAGTCATCGTTTGTCAGTTGTGAACCAAAGGATGGAGGATAAATCTGTCACCAAGGAATCTCAGAACCGCTACTCTAAAGCTGCGAAGGATTGGGGTTGGCGTGAATTTGTGACACTTACCAGTCTCTTTGATCAAGATTCAGGTTTTCTTGTCCAGGACACTGTCATATTCTCTGCTGAAGTTCTTATATTGAAAGAGACATCAACAATGCAGGATATTACTGAGAACGATTCCGAGTTAAGCAGCAGTGGCTCCCAGGTTGATGGTAATGGGAAAAGAAGTTCATTTTCATGGAAAGTGgagaatttcctttcttttaagGAAATAATGGAGACTCGAAAAATTTTCAGTAAATTCTTTCAGGCTGGTGGATGTGAACTTCGGATTG GTGTATACGAGTCGTTTGACaccatatgtatttatttagaGAGTGACCAGGCTGTTGGTAGTGACCCGGATAAAAATTTCTGGGTCAGATACAGAATGGCAGTTGTGAATCAAAAGAACCCAGCCAAGACAGTGTGGAAAGAATCTTCTATCTGCACTAAGACATGGAATAATTCAGTTTTGCAATTCATGAAGGTGTCTGATATGTTGGAATCGGATGCAGGATTTCTTGTACGTGACACTGTTGTTTTTGTATGTGAAATACTGGATTGCTGCCCTTGGTTTGAGTTTTCAGATTTAGAG GTTTTAGCATCAGAGGATGATCAGGATGCATTGACTACTGATCCTGATGAGCTCATTGACTCTGAAGACAGTGAAGGGATAAGTGGAGACGAGGAAGacattttcagaaatcttcTTTTCAGAGCTGGATTCCATTTAACATATGGAGATAATCCTTCACAGCCACAGGTTACTTTAAGGGAGAAACTTCTAATGGATGCTGGTGCGATTGCGGGGTTTCTGACTGGACTTCGAGTTTATCTTGATGATCCTGCAAAAGTTAAGCGTCTGCTTCTACCTACCAAGCTCTCTGGCAGTTGTGATGGGAAGAAGGCCTCCAAAGCTGATGAATCTTCCCCAAGTTTGATGAATTTGCTGATGGGAGTTAAAGTCTTGCAGCAAGCAATAATTGATTTACTATTGGATATAATGGTTGAGTGTTGCCAACCTTCCGAAGTGGGTCCTGTTGCTGATTCTGTTGATGCATGCTCTAAACCTTCTCCAAATGGAAGTGGAGCTGCAAGTCCCTTTGAgtgtgaaagagaaaatggagcAATGGAGTCTGCACGAGTTCCCGTTTGTGAGAGGTTGGATTCTGTTGTTCAAGAAAGCAGTAATGCATCTGCTGTGCAGAGCTCTGATTTAAAAGGCAATGGTCTTCAGGAGAAAGCGCTTCCTGGACAGCCCATTTGTCCACCAGAGACATCTGCCACTGCTTCAGAAAATGCATCCCTTCGTTCAAAG ACCAAGTGGCCCGAGCAGTCTGAGGAGCTCTTAGGTTTGATTGTAAACTCACTAAGAGCTTTGGACGGGGCTGTTCCACAAGGCTGTCCAGAACCAAGACGGCGACCTCAGTCTGCACAAAAAATTTCTCTTGTATTGGACAAGGCTCCTAAGCATTTACAAGCAGACCTAGTTGCTCTGGTGCCCAAATTGGTTGAGCAGTCAGAACACCCATTGGCTGCCTATGCACTTCTTGAGCGACTTCAGAAGCCAGATGCAGAACCTGCTTTACGAATACCT GTTTACGGAGCTCTTAGTCAATTGGAGTGTGGTAGTGAAGTGTGGGAACGCATTCTGTTTCAGTCATTTGAGCTTTTGACAGACTCAAATGACGAACCCCTAACTGCAACAATAGATTTTATATTCAAAGCGGCATCTCAATGTCAACACCTCCCTGAAGCA GTTAGATCTGTTCGTGTCAGGCTGAAAAATCTAGGTCTTGAGGTGTCACCTTGCGTCCTTGACTTTTTGAGTAAGACTATAAATAGTTGGGGGGATGTTGCTGAAACCATACTTAGGGACATTGATTGTGACGATGACTATGGTGACAGTTGCTCAGCTCTGCCATGTGGGATTTTCTTATTTGGTGAACATGACACTGCTCCCAGTGGACTGcatgtgattgatgagcaggcTTATCATGCTAGTCGTCATTTTTCAGATATTTATATCCTGTTCGAAATGTTATCTATTCCTTGCCTTGTTGCTGAAGCTTCTCAAACATTTGAGAGAGCTGTAGCTCGAGGTGTAATAAGTGCTCAGTCTGTAGCCCTGGTATTGCAAAGCCGTCTTTCCCAAAGATTGAACAATAATGGCAGCTATGTTTCTGAAAATTGCCAACATTCAGATGATGCTACAGAGGGAGATGCCTGCGAGCAACTGGGAGTTCAAAGGGATGATTACACTTCTGTTCTTGGTCTTGCTGAAAATTTGGCACTCTCTAGAGATCCCTGCGTGAAAGAATTTGTGAAACTTCTCTACATGATAATGTTTAGATGGTTTGCCAATGAATCTTATCGGGGGAGGATGCTGAAGAGGCTTGTTGACTGTGCCACCAGCAATACTGACAATGGTCGCGAAGTCGATTTTGATTTGGATATCTTGGTTACTTTGGTCTGTGAGGAGCAGGAGTTTATCAGGCCTGTTTTGAGTATGATGCGTGAAGTTGCTGAACTTGCTAATGTTGATCGGGCTGCTCTATGGCACCAGTTATGTGCTAGTGAAGATGAAATTATGCGCGTTCGTGAAGAAAGCAAAACTGAGATTTCTAATATGGCTAAGGAAAAATCTATGATATCGCAAAAGCTGACTGAATCTGAGGCCACAAGCAATCGATTGAAG TCTGAAATGAGGGCTGAGATGGATCGGTTTTCTCGGGAAAAGAAGGAACTAGCAGAACAAATTCAAGAAGTTGAGAGTCAGCTTGAATGGATCCGTTCAGAACGGGATGATGAAATTGCAAAGCTCTCAGCAGAGAAGAAAGCTCTTCATGACCGTTTACATGATGCAGAGACACAACTTTCTCAATTGAAGTCCAGGAAACGTGATGAATTAAag AAAGTAGTCAAGGAGAAAAATGCTCTTGCTGAAAGATTGAAGAATGCTGAAGCTGCACGCAAGAGATTTGATGAAGAACTGAAAAGATTTGCAACAGAGAATGTGACCCGGGAAGAAATCCGGCAATCACTCGAAGATGAAGTCCGTAGATTGACTCAAACAGTTGGGCAAACTGAAGGGGAAAAGCGGGAGAAGGAAGAGCAGGTTGCTAGGTGTGAAGCATATATTGATGGCATGGAATCAAAGTTGCAAGCTTGCCAG caatatattcacacacttgaGGCCTCACTCCAGGAGGAAATGTCAAGGCATGCCCCTCTGTATGGTGCTGGTCTGGAGGCTTTATCATTGAAAGAGTTGGAAACACTATCACGAATTCATGAAGATGGGCTTAGGCAGATCCATGCCCTTCAACAGCGTAAAGGGAGTCCTGCTGGGAGCCCTCTTGTGAGTCCTCATGCTCTCCCTCACAGCCATGGATTATATCCAACTGCATCGCCCCCAATGGCCGTGGGACTGCCTCCCTCAATCATCCCAAATGGGGTAGGGATCCACAGCAACGGCCATGtgaatggtggtggtggagtTGGACCCTGGTTTAATCACTCTTGA
- the LOC114414965 gene encoding lipid transfer protein EARLI 1-like, whose translation MASNKLLATILVLSLLFYSTFTHANCPPPTPTPSPSPKPTPPTPPTPKPTPPTPKPTPPTPKPTPPTPKPTPPTPTPTPPTPKAGCPPPSPPKPTPPTPPTPKPTPPTPTPTPTPPTPPTPKAGCPPPSPPSPPKASCPKDTLKLGVCADILGLVNVTVGTPPSSECCALVKGLADLEAALCLCTAIKANVLGINLNVPVTLSVILSACQKTVPPGFQCPS comes from the coding sequence atgGCTTCCAACAAACTCCTTGCCACCATTTTGGTGCTTTCTCTCCTCTTTTACTCAACATTCACTCATGCCAATTGCCCACCACCCACTCCAACTCCATCTCCATCTCCGAAGCCCACACCACCCACACCACCAACTCCAAAACCAACACCTCCCACTCCAAAGCCCACGCCACCAACTCCAAAACCAACACCACCCACTCCAAAGCCCACACCAcccacacccacacccacaccACCCACACCCAAGGCTGGTTGTCCTCCACCTTCTCCTCCGAAGCCCACACCACCCACACCACCAACTCCAAAACCAACACCAcccacacccacacccacacccacaccACCCACACCACCCACACCCAAGGCTGGTTGTCCTCCACCTTCTCCTCCTTCGCCACCCAAAGCTTCATGCCCCAAGGACACATTAAAGCTAGGTGTTTGTGCTGACATCTTAGGACTTGTTAACGTTACTGTTGGAACTCCTCCTTCGAGCGAATGCTGTGCATTGGTTAAGGGTTTGGCAGATTTGGAAGCTGCACTTTGCCTATGCACCGCAATTAAGGCCAATGTGCTTGGAATAAACTTGAACGTACCTGTCACGCTCAGCGTGATCCTTAGTGCTTGTCAAAAAACTGTTCCTCCTGGTTTCCAATGTCCCTCCTAA